One window from the genome of Pelodictyon luteolum DSM 273 encodes:
- a CDS encoding response regulator produces the protein MNILVIDDDAAVRKFICTTLTREHHNVFEADNGKTGLQMLAQHPEVELMVTDLIMPEKEGIETIMEARQSHPELKIVAMSGGGKVGPENYLVLADALGANVTLKKPFSAQELLLSLKFME, from the coding sequence ATGAACATCCTGGTTATTGACGACGATGCTGCCGTCAGAAAATTCATATGCACGACCCTGACACGGGAACACCACAACGTATTTGAAGCGGACAACGGCAAGACTGGACTGCAGATGCTGGCCCAGCACCCGGAGGTCGAACTGATGGTCACCGATCTCATCATGCCGGAAAAAGAGGGCATTGAAACCATTATGGAGGCACGCCAGAGCCATCCGGAGCTTAAAATCGTAGCCATGTCAGGCGGCGGGAAGGTCGGCCCTGAAAACTATCTGGTCCTGGCCGACGCCCTCGGAGCCAATGTCACCCTGAAAAAGCCCTTCAGTGCACAGGAACTGCTCCTCAGCCTGAAGTTCATGGAGTAG
- a CDS encoding bacteriochlorophyll c-binding family protein, translating to MNGSTGAFVQGAEAYGRLLEVFIDGHWWVVGDALENIGKTTKRLGANAYPYLYGGSGAGAGLRGSSPEASGYARPDKDVVSRFND from the coding sequence ATGAACGGCAGCACAGGCGCATTCGTACAGGGAGCAGAAGCCTACGGAAGGCTTCTTGAGGTGTTCATCGACGGGCACTGGTGGGTGGTCGGAGACGCTCTGGAGAACATCGGCAAAACCACCAAGCGGCTTGGCGCCAATGCCTACCCCTATCTCTACGGCGGCAGCGGAGCTGGAGCGGGCCTGAGGGGTTCGTCACCGGAAGCTTCCGGATACGCGAGACCGGATAAAGACGTCGTAAGCCGCTTCAACGACTGA
- a CDS encoding SDR family oxidoreductase, producing MDSRDLFSGRVLVAGASGRTGSWVVKRLRHYNIPVRALVRSLERASGFDADVEIALGSLQDRAALDKAVTGCTGVISAVGSSALTGDASPSAVDRDGVIRLADAALSAGVKHFGLVSSLAVTRWYHPLNLFGGVLSMKFAAEEHIRKIFSQNGRSYTIVRPGGLKDGEPLQHTMVVGQGDHMWSGWTNRSDVAELLVLSLWLDKARNRTFEVVSGEEQVQDSLEYCYDNLS from the coding sequence ATGGATAGCAGGGATCTTTTCAGCGGCAGGGTGCTTGTTGCGGGAGCAAGCGGCCGTACCGGGAGTTGGGTCGTGAAGCGGTTGCGGCATTACAATATTCCTGTTCGTGCGCTCGTCCGTTCACTTGAGCGGGCATCGGGTTTCGACGCCGACGTGGAGATTGCTCTTGGCTCACTGCAGGACCGGGCCGCACTCGACAAGGCGGTGACGGGTTGCACGGGGGTGATTTCGGCGGTCGGCTCCAGCGCCCTCACCGGCGATGCGTCTCCATCTGCTGTGGACCGCGACGGGGTCATCAGGCTTGCTGACGCAGCCCTCTCTGCGGGGGTGAAGCATTTCGGGCTGGTAAGCTCGCTTGCCGTAACCCGCTGGTACCATCCGCTCAACCTGTTCGGTGGAGTTCTTTCCATGAAATTTGCGGCCGAGGAGCACATTCGAAAGATCTTTTCCCAGAACGGCAGAAGCTACACCATCGTGCGGCCCGGCGGATTGAAGGACGGGGAGCCGCTTCAGCATACTATGGTGGTGGGGCAGGGTGACCATATGTGGTCGGGCTGGACAAACCGTTCGGACGTGGCTGAACTTCTCGTTCTGTCGTTATGGCTGGATAAGGCCCGGAACCGGACCTTTGAAGTTGTGAGTGGTGAAGAGCAGGTGCAGGACAGCCTTGAGTACTGTTACGACAACCTGTCCTGA
- a CDS encoding pentapeptide repeat-containing protein, with product MKPQLLKWVLSVTLVLILPPKGAPAFEREALQTLKGSLTEWNGMRNAANGAPVDLYKADLEDAELAGADLRRTVLIRADLSGANLNGANLREANLAMAFIRKADMKGADMTGAWLVKANLKSSFMNGASFRGANLLGANLRWSSLRKADLTGANLSNAVLFEANLAGADLSGANLSGATFLPNANLEGATLSANTILPSGARADAGWCTRNRARFVNEAPRTTPSWIEKPAVEYLPPAAPKAGTAAKDAAIPAVAGQKQQELLFEDVEAWNRMRKDNPAMKVELKKEKLESSSLEGADLRQADLGASSFNGATLDNADMRGANLRNAYMKKADLKSAKLGGACLEGANLDRAFLKDADLSGANLRGTMLYGATLSGANLEGADLAGASLFDADLRGANLDGADLEGANVMDADFTDAVFSPTTTLPSGKKATKSWTAMHRARFISHN from the coding sequence ATGAAGCCTCAGCTCCTCAAGTGGGTACTCAGTGTAACCCTTGTCCTCATCCTCCCACCGAAGGGCGCTCCTGCGTTTGAGCGTGAGGCCCTCCAGACACTGAAGGGAAGCCTCACCGAGTGGAACGGCATGCGCAACGCTGCCAATGGTGCCCCGGTCGACCTCTACAAGGCCGATCTTGAGGATGCCGAACTTGCGGGAGCGGATCTCCGCCGCACGGTCCTCATCCGTGCCGACCTCAGCGGCGCCAACCTGAACGGAGCGAACCTCCGGGAGGCGAACCTCGCCATGGCATTCATCAGGAAAGCCGACATGAAGGGCGCGGACATGACGGGAGCCTGGCTCGTGAAGGCCAACCTGAAAAGCTCGTTCATGAACGGCGCCAGTTTCAGGGGCGCGAACCTCCTCGGGGCCAACCTTCGCTGGAGTTCGCTGAGAAAAGCCGACTTGACGGGTGCCAACCTTTCGAACGCCGTACTCTTCGAAGCCAATCTCGCCGGAGCCGATCTCAGCGGGGCGAACCTCTCGGGGGCGACGTTCCTGCCGAATGCGAACCTCGAGGGGGCGACACTGTCGGCAAACACCATCCTGCCCTCCGGCGCCCGTGCCGATGCCGGCTGGTGCACCCGCAACCGCGCCCGCTTCGTCAATGAGGCTCCGCGCACCACACCATCCTGGATTGAAAAACCTGCCGTTGAATATCTCCCACCAGCAGCGCCAAAAGCAGGAACTGCCGCAAAAGATGCCGCCATACCGGCCGTCGCTGGTCAGAAGCAGCAGGAACTTCTCTTTGAGGACGTGGAGGCATGGAACCGGATGCGCAAGGACAATCCCGCAATGAAGGTCGAACTGAAAAAGGAAAAACTTGAAAGCAGCTCGCTGGAAGGTGCCGACCTCCGCCAGGCCGACCTCGGAGCGAGCAGCTTCAACGGAGCAACCCTTGACAATGCCGACATGAGGGGTGCAAACCTCAGGAACGCATACATGAAAAAAGCCGACCTTAAATCAGCAAAGCTCGGCGGAGCATGCCTTGAGGGAGCGAATCTGGACAGGGCTTTTTTGAAGGATGCGGACCTCAGTGGCGCAAACCTCCGGGGAACCATGCTTTACGGAGCGACCCTCAGCGGCGCGAACCTTGAGGGTGCGGACCTTGCAGGCGCATCACTCTTTGATGCCGACCTCCGGGGCGCAAACCTCGACGGGGCAGATCTGGAAGGAGCCAATGTCATGGACGCAGATTTCACCGACGCGGTGTTTTCCCCGACGACAACGCTGCCGTCGGGGAAAAAGGCGACGAAAAGCTGGACCGCCATGCATCGCGCGCGGTTCATCAGCCACAACTAA
- a CDS encoding PAS domain-containing protein, whose amino-acid sequence MTPSSIPHPVSSRNGFSQRLREYILKKHGSVNAFCKVAGIKYPAQMTPYLKGRCLPGKKMLARLAKDGADIEWLLSGHSPASSSDPLGNALLLSRYRMDIEGLLRQVRMHMGRYGGMYKPVIEAYAVLDHAARIVELTGSIEKFLAYEKNALHNARLDSIIHPEDFPDVESALREDGPDDGIFTFNSKFLTGGGAYVDVEWSLYVKSRPMSDLNEYAMILRKSC is encoded by the coding sequence ATGACTCCCAGCAGTATTCCCCATCCGGTTTCTTCACGCAATGGCTTCAGTCAGCGCCTGAGGGAGTATATCCTGAAGAAGCACGGTTCAGTCAACGCGTTCTGCAAAGTGGCGGGCATCAAGTATCCCGCCCAGATGACCCCCTACCTGAAAGGCCGCTGCCTTCCCGGCAAGAAAATGCTGGCCCGCCTCGCGAAGGACGGCGCGGACATTGAGTGGCTGCTCAGCGGTCATTCACCCGCATCTTCGTCCGATCCGCTCGGCAACGCACTCCTGCTTTCCCGCTACCGAATGGACATTGAGGGCCTGCTTCGCCAGGTCCGTATGCATATGGGGCGGTACGGAGGCATGTACAAGCCGGTTATCGAGGCATATGCCGTGCTCGACCACGCTGCCCGCATCGTCGAGTTGACGGGATCCATCGAGAAGTTTCTGGCCTATGAGAAAAATGCGCTGCATAATGCACGTCTCGACAGCATCATCCATCCCGAAGACTTCCCCGATGTGGAAAGCGCGCTCAGGGAGGACGGCCCGGACGACGGCATATTCACCTTCAACTCCAAGTTCCTGACAGGAGGCGGGGCTTACGTGGATGTGGAGTGGAGCCTCTATGTGAAAAGCCGTCCGATGTCCGACTTGAACGAGTATGCGATGATCCTGCGTAAAAGCTGCTGA
- a CDS encoding potassium transporter Kup has protein sequence MTDHGPSGMKRLAGLSLAALGVVFGDIGTSPLYAVRECFHGEYGITASAGNVLGVLSLLFWALVLIVGLKYLTFIMRADNDGEGGILALTALIITHSRNRGYERWLLVAIGLFGASLLYGDGMITPAISVLSAIEGLQIIAPAFHEMVIPLTMLVLAGLFLFQHNGTARVGALFGPIILLWFIAIAILGIIEIVKYPQVLQAMLPWHGISFLLGNNLKGFTVLGAVFLSVTGAEALYADMGHFGRRPIRITWFLLVLPALLLNYFGQGALLLSSPGEAHHPFYGLVPSWAMIPMVLLATSATIIASQALITGVFSLTQQAIQLGYLPRLTVTHTSARHMGQIYVPAANWSLMVGTIGIVAWFGSSSKLAAAYGVAVTATMLISTILFYYIARDLWKWNPAALNVMITFFAAIDLSFFGASMSKLFHGAWVPLAVALVMFTIMNTWKQGRKLLMRQLQDRTLTVDEFIRSLALQQPQRVPGQVVYLTANPDVVPIALLHNLRHNKVLHSEVALFHFSNERVPRVPNSRKIEVDRLGDGFTRVIARYGFLEYPNISQVLALANQQGLNFKPEGISFFLSREKIVAGEKTKMFPSRKKLFALMARNALSATAYYDLPSGQVIEIGVQVQI, from the coding sequence ATGACCGATCACGGTCCGTCCGGCATGAAACGGCTTGCGGGGCTCTCGCTTGCCGCCCTTGGCGTGGTGTTTGGTGACATCGGCACGAGCCCGCTGTACGCCGTCAGGGAGTGTTTTCACGGCGAATACGGCATCACGGCTTCAGCCGGCAACGTGCTCGGGGTGCTCTCACTCCTGTTCTGGGCACTGGTCCTCATTGTCGGGCTGAAGTACCTGACCTTTATCATGCGGGCTGACAACGACGGTGAAGGGGGCATCCTCGCCCTTACCGCCCTGATCATCACCCATAGCCGAAACCGTGGCTATGAACGCTGGCTTCTCGTCGCAATAGGGCTGTTCGGCGCATCGCTGCTTTACGGGGACGGGATGATCACCCCCGCCATCTCCGTGCTCAGTGCCATCGAGGGGCTCCAGATCATCGCGCCTGCCTTCCATGAAATGGTCATCCCTCTCACCATGCTGGTGCTTGCGGGACTCTTTCTGTTCCAGCATAACGGAACGGCCCGCGTGGGCGCACTGTTCGGCCCGATCATTCTGTTATGGTTCATTGCCATCGCCATTCTCGGCATTATCGAGATCGTCAAGTACCCGCAGGTTCTCCAGGCCATGCTTCCCTGGCACGGGATCTCTTTCCTGCTCGGCAACAATCTCAAAGGGTTCACCGTGCTCGGTGCGGTATTCCTGTCCGTGACAGGCGCAGAGGCCCTCTACGCCGACATGGGGCATTTCGGCCGACGTCCGATCCGTATTACCTGGTTCCTTCTGGTGCTGCCTGCGCTGCTGCTCAACTACTTCGGACAGGGCGCCCTGCTGCTGTCTTCTCCCGGCGAGGCGCACCATCCCTTTTACGGGCTGGTGCCTTCATGGGCCATGATTCCGATGGTGCTCCTTGCTACATCGGCCACCATCATCGCATCGCAGGCCTTGATCACCGGAGTGTTTTCGCTCACCCAGCAGGCCATACAGCTCGGATACCTGCCGCGTCTTACGGTGACGCACACCTCGGCGCGCCATATGGGTCAGATATATGTGCCGGCGGCCAACTGGTCTCTGATGGTTGGCACCATCGGCATCGTTGCATGGTTCGGTTCATCCAGCAAGCTTGCCGCGGCGTATGGTGTGGCGGTGACGGCAACGATGCTGATCTCCACCATCCTTTTCTACTATATTGCCCGCGATCTGTGGAAATGGAATCCGGCCGCACTCAACGTCATGATCACCTTTTTCGCCGCAATTGATCTCTCCTTCTTCGGTGCCAGCATGAGTAAACTCTTCCACGGTGCCTGGGTACCGCTTGCGGTTGCCCTCGTCATGTTCACCATCATGAACACCTGGAAGCAGGGCCGGAAGCTGCTCATGCGTCAACTCCAGGACCGCACCCTCACCGTCGACGAGTTCATCAGGAGTCTTGCCCTCCAGCAGCCGCAACGGGTGCCGGGCCAGGTGGTCTATCTCACTGCGAATCCCGATGTGGTTCCAATCGCGCTCCTGCACAACCTCCGCCACAACAAGGTGCTGCATTCCGAGGTTGCACTGTTCCATTTCAGTAACGAGCGTGTGCCGCGGGTTCCGAACAGCCGAAAGATCGAGGTCGACCGGCTGGGTGACGGATTCACCCGCGTGATTGCCCGGTACGGGTTCCTTGAATATCCCAATATCAGTCAGGTGCTGGCACTCGCCAACCAGCAGGGCCTGAACTTCAAGCCCGAGGGCATCAGCTTCTTCCTGAGTCGCGAAAAGATCGTTGCCGGCGAGAAGACGAAGATGTTCCCTTCACGCAAGAAGCTCTTTGCCCTCATGGCCCGCAATGCGCTGAGCGCGACAGCATACTACGACCTCCCGTCCGGCCAGGTTATCGAAATCGGCGTGCAGGTGCAGATATAG
- a CDS encoding septal ring lytic transglycosylase RlpA family protein produces the protein MGTRKLFFPTILTLLAITAVTSCQSSLQVSSQSPRTDRGTTPEWEAVAEHTAVDSNNGLFLVTEGLASYYADRFHGRMTANGERFNMDALTAAHRTLPFGTWVRVTNMENGKEVMVRINDRGPYVNGRIIDLSRGAARELGLIKPGTGEVKLEAFESNPEASFNG, from the coding sequence ATGGGCACGAGAAAGCTCTTTTTCCCCACAATTCTGACCCTTCTGGCAATTACGGCCGTCACATCCTGCCAGAGCTCCCTCCAGGTATCCAGCCAATCCCCCCGCACCGACAGAGGAACAACTCCGGAGTGGGAAGCTGTGGCGGAACATACCGCAGTTGACAGCAACAACGGACTCTTTCTCGTTACTGAAGGCCTGGCATCTTACTATGCCGACCGCTTCCACGGACGCATGACGGCCAACGGAGAAAGGTTCAACATGGACGCCCTGACAGCAGCGCACCGCACCCTGCCCTTCGGCACCTGGGTCAGGGTCACCAACATGGAAAACGGCAAAGAGGTCATGGTCCGCATCAACGACCGCGGCCCGTATGTCAACGGCAGAATCATCGACCTCTCGCGCGGAGCTGCCCGTGAGCTCGGGCTCATTAAGCCGGGCACCGGCGAAGTGAAGCTCGAGGCCTTCGAATCCAACCCGGAAGCATCATTCAACGGCTGA
- a CDS encoding septal ring lytic transglycosylase RlpA family protein — translation MTGPQPSAAFVDEGRASYYALRFNGRRTASGEKHDGAELTAAHRTLPFGTSVRVTNLRNGKQVVVRINDRGPFRKGRIIDISPAAAREIGLIRSGTAKVRIETLD, via the coding sequence ATGACAGGGCCGCAACCCTCCGCAGCCTTCGTTGACGAAGGCAGAGCGTCCTATTATGCCCTGCGCTTCAACGGAAGGAGAACTGCAAGCGGCGAAAAGCATGACGGCGCGGAACTCACAGCCGCGCATCGCACCCTCCCCTTCGGCACCAGCGTAAGGGTCACGAACCTCCGCAATGGAAAACAGGTGGTCGTACGCATCAACGACCGGGGTCCGTTCCGCAAAGGACGGATCATCGACATCTCGCCGGCGGCTGCAAGAGAGATCGGCCTCATCAGAAGCGGAACAGCGAAGGTACGCATCGAAACCCTCGACTGA
- a CDS encoding DUF1847 domain-containing protein: protein MSSSESEGRHEPGCLECGTLNCYRREGEFPPFCPGEALDEAALGRALSEYGGDGTDARVAHAAAEVEGLFYGKLTRVEETVEFARRIGARKVGIATCVGLIGETRLFGRILKANGFEYRAALCKAGSVDKADIGIDEELKIRPGSFEGACNPLLQAQLLNGWKSDLNVVVGLCVGHDALFCKHSEAPATTLIVKDRVLGHNPAAALYTSASYYKRVMEERPK from the coding sequence ATGTCATCATCTGAGAGCGAAGGCCGGCATGAACCGGGATGCCTGGAGTGCGGAACCCTCAACTGTTACCGGCGTGAGGGCGAGTTCCCTCCTTTCTGTCCGGGAGAGGCGCTTGATGAGGCGGCTCTCGGCAGAGCTCTTTCGGAGTATGGGGGAGACGGCACCGATGCCCGTGTGGCCCATGCTGCGGCGGAGGTCGAAGGGTTGTTCTATGGGAAGCTGACCCGTGTGGAGGAGACGGTGGAGTTTGCGAGGCGCATCGGGGCTCGGAAGGTCGGCATCGCCACCTGTGTGGGGCTCATCGGGGAGACGCGCCTGTTCGGCCGGATCCTGAAGGCGAACGGTTTCGAGTACAGGGCGGCGCTTTGCAAGGCGGGGTCGGTGGATAAGGCTGACATAGGGATAGATGAGGAGTTGAAAATCAGGCCGGGCAGCTTCGAAGGGGCCTGCAATCCTCTCCTGCAGGCCCAACTGCTGAACGGGTGGAAGTCGGACCTCAACGTGGTGGTAGGTCTCTGCGTGGGGCACGATGCGCTGTTCTGCAAGCACTCTGAGGCTCCCGCTACAACCCTTATCGTGAAAGACAGGGTGCTCGGTCACAATCCTGCAGCTGCGCTCTATACCAGCGCATCCTATTATAAACGCGTGATGGAGGAGAGGCCGAAGTGA
- the pfkA gene encoding 6-phosphofructokinase: protein MTRNNDNEGLSFTSSRIKKIGILTSGGDAPGMNAAIRAATRSTIAAGREAVGILRGYQGMIDGEFLPLQSSDVSGILQLGGTMLKTARCKAFRTPEGRRKAGEQLKAAAIDAVIVIGGDGSFTGAWVMSQECDIPFVGIPATIDNDMYGTDYTIGYETALNSVVCAVDKIKDTARSHGRIFFIEVMGHEAGLLALNGGIACGAEVILIPESKAQHDELQKFLEKGYRDKESSGIVMVAEGDEAGGALHIAEQAQRDHPDLDVRISILGHIQRGGSPVARDRINATRMGIAAVDALLNDQKSIMIGLDNDRIVHVTFNKAVKMNHSIDTGLLEVHNLLNGM from the coding sequence ATGACACGCAATAACGATAACGAAGGACTTTCATTCACGTCGAGCAGAATCAAAAAAATAGGCATACTGACCTCAGGGGGCGATGCGCCCGGCATGAATGCCGCCATCAGGGCGGCAACCCGGTCAACCATAGCCGCAGGACGGGAGGCCGTCGGCATCCTCCGTGGCTACCAGGGCATGATTGATGGGGAGTTCCTCCCTCTGCAGTCATCGGACGTCAGCGGCATCCTGCAGCTCGGCGGAACCATGCTCAAGACGGCCCGCTGCAAAGCATTCCGCACGCCCGAAGGACGCCGCAAGGCCGGGGAGCAGCTGAAGGCCGCGGCCATCGACGCCGTTATCGTCATCGGCGGCGACGGCTCGTTCACCGGAGCCTGGGTCATGTCGCAGGAGTGCGACATCCCGTTCGTCGGCATTCCAGCCACCATCGACAACGACATGTACGGAACAGACTATACCATCGGTTATGAAACGGCCCTGAACTCTGTGGTCTGCGCAGTCGACAAAATCAAGGACACGGCCCGCTCGCACGGACGGATCTTCTTCATCGAGGTCATGGGCCACGAAGCCGGCCTCCTCGCCCTCAACGGCGGAATCGCCTGCGGAGCCGAGGTCATCCTCATTCCCGAATCGAAAGCCCAGCACGACGAACTGCAGAAATTCCTGGAGAAGGGATACCGCGACAAGGAGTCCAGCGGCATCGTCATGGTGGCCGAAGGCGACGAGGCCGGGGGCGCCCTGCACATCGCCGAACAGGCCCAGAGGGATCACCCCGACCTCGATGTGCGCATCTCGATCCTCGGCCATATCCAGCGTGGCGGAAGCCCCGTGGCCAGGGACCGGATCAACGCCACACGGATGGGCATCGCCGCCGTTGACGCCCTCCTGAACGACCAGAAAAGCATCATGATCGGCCTCGACAACGACAGGATCGTGCATGTGACCTTCAACAAGGCGGTCAAAATGAACCACAGCATCGACACCGGCCTTTTGGAGGTGCACAACCTGCTGAACGGCATGTAG
- the mnmE gene encoding tRNA uridine-5-carboxymethylaminomethyl(34) synthesis GTPase MnmE yields the protein MPASVVLQQPDIPIAAIATPVGVGALAIVRMSGKGVFGIADRAFRKKSGKAFSFEAAEGFTAHVGTLFDGEGMVDEVVALVFRAPSSFTMEDMVEFTCHGGPVVVRRVLAALLDGGCRLAEPGEFTRRAFLNGRIDLLQAEAIGEMIHARTDGAFRTAVTQMQGGLSRRLLEMREGLLQSCALLELELDFSEEDVEFQSREELRGEVIRLQTELSGLVDSYQHGRLLSEGVSTVIAGRPNAGKSTLLNKLLGEERSIVSHMPGTTRDYIEECFVYDKTMFRLTDTAGLRESEEDVEHEGIERSYRKISEADLILYMLDVSGEGFREEAVSAAALCAGHPEARMILLANKTDLVKDSALRIAALETAAGSPVVPMAARSGEGIEELKLLMASMVEGLDKLHEASVLVTSLRHYEALRNASDALHNALGLIEGGEATELIAFELRSALDYVGEITGKVVSEELLNTIFGQFCIGK from the coding sequence ATGCCTGCATCTGTCGTACTTCAGCAGCCCGATATCCCGATAGCCGCAATCGCCACGCCGGTGGGGGTCGGGGCGCTCGCCATTGTCCGGATGAGCGGGAAAGGCGTCTTCGGTATTGCTGACAGGGCGTTCAGGAAAAAAAGCGGGAAGGCGTTCAGTTTCGAGGCGGCTGAAGGGTTCACTGCCCATGTGGGTACGCTTTTTGATGGTGAGGGGATGGTCGACGAGGTCGTTGCGCTCGTCTTCCGGGCCCCCTCGTCGTTCACCATGGAGGATATGGTCGAGTTTACCTGTCATGGCGGGCCCGTTGTGGTTCGCCGGGTGCTCGCCGCGCTGCTTGACGGGGGGTGCCGGCTCGCCGAACCCGGAGAGTTCACCCGGCGCGCCTTCCTCAACGGCCGCATCGACCTTTTGCAGGCCGAAGCCATCGGCGAGATGATCCACGCCCGTACCGATGGGGCATTCCGCACGGCCGTGACGCAGATGCAGGGCGGCCTTTCGCGCCGCCTACTGGAGATGAGGGAGGGGCTCCTGCAGTCCTGCGCCCTCCTTGAGCTCGAACTCGACTTCAGCGAAGAGGACGTGGAGTTCCAGAGCCGGGAGGAACTCAGGGGCGAAGTTATCCGGCTCCAGACGGAGCTTTCAGGCCTTGTCGATTCCTATCAGCATGGCAGGCTGCTCTCGGAAGGGGTCTCTACCGTTATCGCCGGCCGCCCGAACGCCGGCAAGTCCACCCTCCTCAACAAGCTGCTCGGAGAGGAGCGCTCCATCGTCAGCCACATGCCGGGCACTACGCGGGACTATATCGAAGAGTGCTTCGTTTACGACAAGACCATGTTCCGACTTACCGACACCGCCGGCCTTAGGGAGTCAGAGGAAGATGTGGAGCACGAAGGCATAGAGCGAAGCTACCGCAAGATATCCGAGGCGGATCTCATCCTTTACATGCTCGATGTGTCGGGGGAGGGGTTCCGTGAGGAGGCTGTGTCTGCCGCGGCGCTCTGCGCCGGGCACCCTGAAGCCCGGATGATCCTCCTTGCCAACAAGACCGATCTCGTAAAGGACTCCGCCCTGCGAATTGCTGCCCTGGAGACTGCCGCAGGCAGCCCGGTCGTTCCCATGGCGGCACGGAGCGGCGAAGGGATCGAGGAACTCAAACTCCTTATGGCATCCATGGTCGAAGGGCTCGACAAGCTCCATGAAGCCAGCGTGCTCGTCACCAGCCTCCGCCACTACGAGGCCCTCCGCAACGCTTCGGATGCACTCCATAACGCCCTCGGACTGATAGAGGGCGGTGAGGCTACAGAACTTATCGCCTTTGAGCTCCGTTCCGCACTCGATTATGTCGGAGAAATCACGGGAAAGGTTGTCAGTGAAGAACTGCTGAATACGATATTCGGGCAGTTCTGCATCGGAAAGTAG
- a CDS encoding SDR family NAD(P)-dependent oxidoreductase, which yields MEIRDAGIVVTGSSSGIGLALSEALVEKGGNVVGLSRRKTLIPAGSGGGRFRSFQADLSLPEDIAEAFRRIREEGPPVDVLVNNAGWGEFGDMEALPRESWEGMLAVNLAAPFFAIQEVVTAMKKRRRGMIINIASIAGKRGIKGAAAYCATKFGLVGLSASLKEEFREHGIRVSCICPGAVDTPFFDTTSIQPEKRMDTMAVVNAIIAAIAADDDILHEELIICPL from the coding sequence ATGGAAATCAGGGATGCAGGAATCGTTGTTACCGGATCAAGCTCCGGAATAGGGCTGGCCCTTTCGGAAGCCCTTGTCGAAAAAGGCGGGAATGTCGTAGGGCTCAGCAGGAGAAAGACCCTTATTCCGGCCGGGTCGGGCGGGGGACGGTTCCGCTCCTTTCAGGCGGATCTTTCTCTCCCCGAGGATATTGCCGAGGCGTTTCGCCGGATCCGCGAGGAGGGCCCGCCGGTTGACGTTCTGGTGAACAATGCCGGGTGGGGTGAATTCGGTGACATGGAAGCCCTCCCGCGAGAAAGCTGGGAGGGGATGCTTGCCGTCAACCTCGCAGCTCCGTTTTTCGCGATTCAGGAGGTGGTCACTGCGATGAAGAAACGGCGCCGTGGCATGATCATCAACATTGCCTCGATTGCCGGCAAGCGGGGCATCAAGGGGGCTGCGGCATATTGTGCCACCAAGTTCGGTCTCGTTGGTCTGTCTGCATCGCTGAAGGAGGAGTTCCGGGAGCATGGCATCAGGGTGTCCTGCATATGTCCCGGAGCCGTCGATACTCCGTTTTTCGATACGACCAGCATACAGCCTGAAAAACGCATGGACACCATGGCCGTTGTCAACGCCATCATTGCCGCAATAGCTGCGGATGATGATATCCTGCACGAAGAGCTCATCATCTGTCCGCTCTAA